A portion of the bacterium genome contains these proteins:
- a CDS encoding methyltransferase domain-containing protein: protein MTVANTQPHESAVYYEFSHLYDMFFGRVFYPRIARVVRSLKIEPGARVLELGVGTGLSLDAYPSHCQVTGIDLAPEMLERAQDRVNRNGWRHVSLEQGNALDLTFPDDSFDYVMAFHVISVVPDPVRMLMEAQRVCRPGGLIVIINHFRSPHPLVAKLQRSVDPLFRKLGWTTLRLPDVLDRRALHVERQWKTSRRSLFTIVIARNAKAVPAEAIAAVEQIASHAS from the coding sequence ATGACCGTGGCCAATACGCAGCCCCACGAGAGCGCCGTCTATTACGAGTTCTCGCATCTCTACGACATGTTCTTCGGCCGCGTCTTCTATCCGCGCATCGCGCGGGTGGTGCGCTCCCTGAAGATCGAGCCCGGCGCCCGGGTCCTCGAGCTCGGCGTGGGAACCGGCCTGTCGCTGGACGCCTATCCGTCGCACTGCCAGGTGACGGGCATCGACCTGGCGCCGGAGATGCTCGAGCGCGCGCAGGATCGGGTGAACCGCAACGGCTGGCGCCACGTCTCGTTGGAGCAGGGCAATGCGCTCGACCTCACGTTTCCGGACGACAGCTTCGACTACGTGATGGCCTTCCACGTGATCAGCGTCGTCCCCGACCCGGTTCGCATGCTGATGGAGGCGCAGCGGGTTTGCCGCCCGGGTGGGCTGATCGTCATCATCAACCACTTCCGGAGCCCACATCCGCTGGTGGCGAAGCTCCAGCGTTCCGTCGATCCGCTGTTCCGCAAGCTCGGCTGGACCACGCTGCGATTGCCCGACGTCCTCGACCGCCGCGCGCTGCACGTCGAGCGGCAGTGGAAGACCTCGCGCCGCTCCCTCTTCACGATCGTGATCGCGCGCAACGCGAAGGCCGTGCCGGCCGAGGCGATCGCAGCCGTCGAGCAGATCG
- a CDS encoding helix-turn-helix domain-containing protein yields the protein MLLNSKEVAEILDLSPDTVNELARKSVLPAFKRGRQWRFRRHEIASFKRELRGTTAA from the coding sequence ATGCTGTTGAACAGCAAGGAGGTCGCGGAGATCCTCGATCTCAGCCCGGACACCGTGAACGAGCTGGCGCGCAAGAGTGTCCTGCCGGCCTTCAAGCGCGGGCGTCAGTGGCGTTTCCGTCGCCACGAGATCGCATCGTTCAAGCGAGAGCTGCGGGGCACGACCGCGGCATGA
- the secF gene encoding protein translocase subunit SecF has product MKATKPGTAAPRPTSGERPAATPPKFFTLIPANPGIDFVKQAPMMTMVSVVFILVGLVSVWWRGLNYGIDFEGGTMVQVRFEKTTAIGDVRDALDAAGLRGISVQDVGSEGHEFQIRAQGEEGDETAGEVTANTIKDGLAKKFGEGTYETLRIETVGPKVGKALWRDAGLAVLVATIMMGIYIAFRFDLRFGIGAAVALAHDVLFTIGALSLANMEIDLTTVAALLTIVGFSVNDTVIISDRIRENMRLMRKDDLRTIVNTSINETLSRTIITNTTAVLVVAALFLFGGDVIHSFAFALLVGFIAGTYSTIYIASPLVLFMERGRAKAA; this is encoded by the coding sequence ATGAAGGCTACGAAGCCGGGCACGGCGGCGCCGCGTCCCACGTCGGGTGAGCGGCCGGCCGCGACGCCGCCCAAGTTCTTCACGCTGATCCCGGCCAACCCGGGCATCGACTTCGTGAAGCAGGCGCCGATGATGACGATGGTATCCGTCGTCTTCATCCTCGTCGGGTTGGTGTCGGTGTGGTGGCGCGGGCTCAACTACGGGATCGACTTCGAGGGCGGCACGATGGTGCAAGTGCGCTTCGAGAAGACGACGGCCATCGGCGACGTGCGTGACGCGCTCGATGCGGCGGGGTTGCGGGGGATCAGCGTCCAGGACGTCGGCTCCGAGGGACACGAGTTCCAGATCCGTGCCCAGGGGGAGGAGGGCGACGAAACGGCCGGCGAGGTTACGGCGAACACCATCAAGGATGGGCTCGCCAAGAAGTTCGGCGAGGGCACCTACGAGACGCTGCGGATCGAGACCGTCGGGCCGAAGGTAGGCAAGGCACTGTGGCGCGACGCGGGTCTGGCCGTGCTCGTGGCGACGATCATGATGGGCATCTACATTGCCTTCCGCTTCGATCTGCGCTTCGGCATCGGCGCGGCCGTGGCCCTCGCACACGACGTGTTGTTCACGATCGGCGCCCTGTCTCTCGCGAACATGGAGATCGATCTCACGACGGTCGCGGCGTTGCTCACGATCGTCGGCTTCTCGGTGAACGACACCGTGATCATCTCGGATCGCATCCGCGAGAACATGCGTCTCATGCGCAAGGACGACCTGCGCACGATCGTCAACACGTCCATCAACGAAACGCTCTCGCGCACGATCATCACGAACACCACCGCCGTGCTGGTCGTTGCCGCCCTCTTCCTGTTCGGCGGCGACGTCATCCACAGCTTCGCCTTCGCGCTGCTCGTGGGATTCATCGCGGGCACCTATTCGACGATCTACATCGCCTCGCCGCTCGTGCTGTTCATGGAGCGCGGTCGGGCGAAGGCGGCGTGA